The Dehalococcoidia bacterium DNA window CTGAGGCGCTGCTGCGGGCGCTGCGCGGGCTGAGCGGCGACCAAACCGTGCTGCACGTGCTGCGTGGCGGCGTGCCGCGAGAGCTGGCCGTCGACCTGCGTGCGGCCGCGGCGAAGGCGGCCTGAGCCGCTCGTCGGGGAGAGCGCCGGAGAACTGTGCCGCGGCAAGGCAGCCGGCCTTGTCGCGGCAGCCCGCGTGGCGTGTTCCGCGCGCCGCGCCGCGCGGTTGCTCATGGCCGTCCGTGGTAGAGTGTGGGCGACGTACGCCGTGAGCGACGAGGTTCCGGGCGATGAGCACAGAACGAAGCTGCAAGGTCTGCGACGATCCGGTCGGCAGCGGCGCGGGCGAGCCCTGCGTCCTCTGCGGCGCCTGGTTTCACTTCAACTGGCAGCCGGGGGCGCGCCGCTGTGGCGTGCCGAGCACGGAGCTGCCCGGCTTCCTTGCCTGAGGCATGAGCTACGCCTGCGCCGTGTGCGCGGTGGAGTACGGCCTGCCCGAAACGAGCCTGGCGGCGCTGCGGCGCTGAGCTATGACGGCGGCCTCAACGCGCCCGCGCCGCCGAAGGGCGGTTGTACCGGCGGGCTGAGCGTGACGTCCTCGTACTTCACGCCGGCGAGATGCTTGTGCACGATGTGGTCTGCCCCCAGCTTCTCCGTGACGACGTAGCCCTGCACCGCGTCGGCATCTGAGGACTGCGCCTCCGCCGCGAGCGCCAGCAGCCGCTCCAGCAACTGCCGCTCTTCACGCGGCAGCCCGGCATGGAAAGCGTGCAGGCGCCGCGCGAAGGCAGCGCCTGCCTCGTTCGGATCCAGTGCACGATCGCCCGTCATCAGGGAGCCCCGCCGCTTGTCGTGGTGGTGCGCGTGTACTCGGGCGTGACCTTGATCGTCAGCTTCGCCGCGTCTTTGCTGCCGGCATCCAGCGCCGGGAAGCCGATGCTGGTGATCAGCGGCGCGACGAAGGGCGCGGTGGCCAGGTAGCCGGACACGTCGGCCTTCGCCCGCGCGTCCTCCGCCAGCGCGGCGAGACGGAGGGTCGCTTCGAGCAGTTGCTGCTCTCCGGGTGGCAGGCCGGCGTGGAAGGCGCGCAGGCGCTCGGCAAAGGCGGCGATTGCGGGGTTCGTGGCGGTGCTGTCTGGCATGACGCTTGCTCCGCGGCACAGCCCGTCGGGCCGCTGTGACTACTGGAGCTTGTTGACGAACGGCGCAATCTTGTGGGCGCCCGGAATCCATTTGTCGGCCCCTGGCAGGCCGGCCAGCTTGAGCGAGCTGATCAGCGCCTCGTCCAGCTTGACCGTGTAGTACTCCAGCTTGTGCGGCTGGGCGTATCCCTCGACATCTCCCCCGGCGCTCACCGCCGCGCCGGCCAGCGCGAAGAGCTGCTCCAGCAGTTGCTGTTCCTCCACCGGCAGGCCGGCATGGAAGGCGCGTACATGCGCCGCGAACGATTTGGCCACCGGACTCAGCGTCTCATCATCGTGCTCTGCCATCAGCTACTCCCTTACTCGTTGAGTTTGAAGTTGGGGTCATTGGATCTGCTGGCTGTGAAGGAGGCTTCCGCGGGAGAATGGGACAAGCCCGCCGCCGGCTCCTGTGGTTCGACGACTTCTACAACCTTGCCGGCCGCGTCGCGCACCTCGACGTACCAGGCACATTGCGTCCACTGCCGCACCGTGCGGCCATAGGGATAGCCGCTGCAGATCAGCGGGCGCGAGGCATGGATCGTGCATTCACCCAGGCCCCCGGCGTCGCGGCGGAAATGGCGGCAGCGGTAGCGCCAGCCGCCCGCGACCGGCTCGACGGGCTCCAACCCGGAGAGGAAGCGGCGGCGGTCCTCGTCGGTGTCCGGCGCCTCCAGCCAGGCGCGCATCTGCTCGGGCGTATGGCGGCCGCGGATGTCCTCGCAGCAGAGGCCGCAGCGGTTGCAGC harbors:
- a CDS encoding YkgJ family cysteine cluster protein produces the protein MAEAFAALVERVVARLQPLPIVSPEEYRAIGCNRCGLCCEDIRGRHTPEQMRAWLEAPDTDEDRRRFLSGLEPVEPVAGGWRYRCRHFRRDAGGLGECTIHASRPLICSGYPYGRTVRQWTQCAWYVEVRDAAGKVVEVVEPQEPAAGLSHSPAEASFTASRSNDPNFKLNE